One Nostoc sp. UHCC 0302 DNA window includes the following coding sequences:
- a CDS encoding HetP family heterocyst commitment protein: MTQNITGYQSQTGSKINTEQIEQIIKAIIVGKYSWACVLILRFAGYNPIDYIPYRTYIRLLKNNCLVANSKPNQTDNETVEAFNLKSTWIQL, encoded by the coding sequence ATGACTCAAAACATTACTGGTTATCAATCACAAACAGGTAGCAAAATCAATACCGAACAAATTGAGCAAATTATCAAAGCAATTATCGTCGGTAAGTATTCCTGGGCTTGTGTTTTAATCCTGCGATTTGCTGGCTACAACCCGATAGATTACATACCCTACCGCACTTATATCCGATTGCTTAAAAACAACTGTTTGGTTGCAAACTCAAAGCCAAATCAAACTGATAATGAGACTGTAGAAGCGTTTAACCTGAAATCAACCTGGATTCAGCTCTGA